Proteins from a single region of Theileria parva strain Muguga chromosome 1, complete sequence, whole genome shotgun sequence:
- the TOM40-1 gene encoding mitochondrial import receptor subunit Tom40: MSWIRSFGAGSSLFNNTFKGISFNDQREPNSENIFKDYFQNFKEYKIKNPVKTKTLDSKSINGFISERFQSLLSVAHCSEEKQESKEDQQHPQPSPFDLLVYENLAREYKNVITQDNYDGFRLEADRQITKNLQASHSLYLGTLLKDVGYIYQIGANYASDDGKKFLMFKVGLDGNIALKAFAKLGNRLELKAVTNSRLKIDNQSTFEVGADYLSDYWTATLKCCWQGTFIWNICYTHQILPCFTVGSEVTYIDANGASIGSLSARYVRGDNIFTCQLTRQPDFKHMDFSKKEINCARVQYTRKVNDRLSLATELELSPSIKESALRVGWEYLFRHARVQGNIDSCGRIAMQTQDYNGFGVSGCIDYWNNIYRFGFMMHLLPQPEQNQENPQPA, encoded by the exons ATGTCTTGGATTCGATCATTTGGAGCTGGTTCCTCACTCTTTAACAATACCTTCAAGGGTATCTCGTTTAATGATCAGAGGGAGCCCAATTCTGAAAATATCTTTAaagattattttcaaaactttaaagaatataaaattaagaatcCTGTTAAAACCAAAACTCTGGACTCTAAATCCATAAATGGCTTCATTTCCGAGAGATTCCAATCACTACTGAGTGTAGCACACTGCTCTGAAGAGAAACAAGAATCTAAGGAGGACCAACAGCATCCGCAGCCATCACC TTTCGACCTACTCGTTTACGAGAACTTGGCTCGAGAGTACAAAAATGTTATCACCCAGGATAACTATGATGGGTTTAGACTAGAAGCCGATAGGCAGATCACTAAAAATCTCCAAGCTAGTCATTCCCTTTACTTAGGAACACTCCTAAAGGACGTTGGTTATATATACCAGATTGGAGCCAACTACGCAAGCGATGATGGGAAGAAGTTCCTCATGTTCAAGGTGGGATTGGACGGAAATATCGCCCTCAA agcCTTTGCCAAGTTGGGAAATAGACTAGAGCTTAAGGCAGTCACAAATTCACGACTCAAAATTGATAATCAAAGCACCTTTGAAGTGGGAGCTGATTACCTATCAGACTACTGGACTGCCACATTAAAGTGTTGTTGGCAAG GAACCTTTATATGGAATATCTGTTATACACACCAGATCCTACCCTGTTTTACAGTTGGGTCTGAAGTAACATATATT gACGCTAATGGAGCTTCTATCGGTTCTTTGTCTGCAAGATATGTTCGGGGTGATAACATTTTTACCT GCCAACTTACCAGACAGCCTGACTTCAAGCACATGGACTTTTCGAAAAAGGAAATCAACTGTGCCAGAGTGCAATACACCAGAAAGGTCAACGACCGCTTATCATTGGCTACAGAACTTGAGTTATCCCCTTCAATCAAAGAGTCTGCACTTAGAGTG GGCTGGGAATACCTGTTTAGGCATGCCAGAGTCCAGGGTAACATTGACAGTTGTGGTCGGATTGCCATGCAAACACAAGATTACAATGGGTTTGGCGTTAGTGGATGCATTGATTACTGGAATAACATTTACCGTTTTGGCTTCATGATGCATCTTCTACCTCAACCTGAACAGAACCAAGAGAATCCACAGCCAGCATAA
- a CDS encoding elongation factor 4, whose protein sequence is MLYKYLLIYIVTTISLSISLYYNTSTTSNTNGSNFNLFDTNNGRFLYKNHGCGNIMNKNTNKHTVTAFINENSLNIFKNELKYRDLSKFAKAPEFLEEEPVVPELIRNFCIIAHVDHGKSTLADRFLEFTKSVPPDRLKAQYLDNMDLERERGITIKLQTARIKYKSILDDQTYTLNLIDTPGHIDFNHEAQRSISACEGAVLVVDGTKGIEAQTVTTANIAIEKGLKIVPVVNKIDIQHCDFKSTAEQLKKLFGFKDSEILKASAKEGIGIQDILETIVVTIPPPKVDLEKPFRALVFDSFYDSYKGAICYIRVFEGSAKVGDEITLMNANITSKVTGLGVLLPEMKQTNSLQSGQVGWLTAGIKRTNEVRVGDTISLKSFVKKNLVEPINKFENSKPTVFAGIFPCIGGDFTKLESALEKLKLNDHSFHFERSESSMVGVGFKCGFNGLLHLDVTVERLEREFDTKVIVTSPSVPYRCTLRDKTVITVDDASKWPDDVIIKSSEEPWTDVTLRVPEDCSGAVISMMGRMGGKLNDEYKIKDTNMKILEYEVPLSEILSDFFNKLKAVTNGYGSYDYEGVFYRPIELCKMKILLNGTEAKGLAVVIPKNKAYERGKFIVETLVKLVPSRQFKVPVQAAIGKRVIASSYIPAIKKNVIEKCSGGDPSRKKKLLANQARGKKEMAEVGCVTISSDVYNEIVKALRV, encoded by the exons atgttatataaatatctTCTTATTTACATTGTAACAACAATTTCCTTATCAATTTCATTGTATTATAATACTTCTACGACAAGCAACACAAATGgttcaaattttaacttgTTCGACACGAACAATGGAAGATTCCTTTATAAAAATCATGGGTGTGGgaatattatgaataaaaatacaaataaacaCACTGTTACTGCTTTTATAAATGAGAATTctctaaatatttttaaaaatgaactCAAATATCGAGATTTGTCAAAGTTTGCAAAAGCCCCCGAGTTTTTAGAAGAAGAACCAGTAGTCCCAGAACTGATTAGAAACTTTTGTATCATTGCTCACGTAGACCATGGGAAGTCAACATTGGCTGATAGGTTTTTGGAGTTTACCAAATCAG TACCACCTGACCGATTAAAGGCACAGTACCTGGATAATATGGATTTAGAAAGAGAACGAGGAATTACTATTAAGTTGCAAACTGCTAGAATCAAGTACAAGTCGATTTTGGACGACCAAACGTACACACTAAACTTGATCGACACTCCAGG CCATATTGACTTTAATCACGAGGCTCAAAGGTCAATTTCAGCCTGTGAAGGAGCAGTACTAGTGGTTGATGGTACAAAGGGTATAGAGGCCCAGACTGTTACCACAGCAAACATAGCAATTGAGAAGGGCCTAAAAATAGTACCagtagtaaataaaatcGATATACAG CACTGCGATTTCAAATCTACAGCTGAACAACTGAAAAAGCTGTTTGGATTCAAAGACTCAGAGATTCTAAAAGCTTCGGCCAAAGAGG GTATTGGGATCCAGGATATACTTGAGACAATCGTTGTAACAATCCCTCCTCCAAAAGTGGACTTAGAAAAACCGTTTAGAGCACTTGTTTTTGACAGCTTTTATGACTCCTACAAAGGAGCAATTTGTTACATCAGA GTTTTTGAAGGGTCTGCCAAGGTTGGGGATGAAATTACGCTGATGAATGCAAATATAACCTCAAAAGTGACTGGACTAGGAGTCTTGTTGCCTGAAATGAAACAAACGAATTCTTTGCA GTCCGGACAAGTAGGTTGGTTAACGGCTGGGATCAAGAGGACCAATGAAGTCCGTGTCGGAGACACAATTTCACTAAAATCATTTGTGAA GAAAAATCTTGTTGAGCCCATAAATAAATTCGAAAACTCCAAGCCCACGGTCTTTGCAGGAATATTCCCATGCATAGGAGGAGATTTTACCAAGCTCGAATCTGCTCTGGAAAAACTTAAGTTGAATGATCATTCCTTTCACTTTGAGAGGTCCGAATCAAGTATGGTTGGAGTTGGTTTCAAGTGTGGATTTAATGGGTTACTTCACCTAGATGTGACAGTGGAGAGGCTTGAAAGAGAATTTGACACCAAAGTTATAGTAACATCACCTTCTGTACCATACAGGTGTACTCTGAGGGATAAAACTGTAATAACTGTTGATGACGCGTCTAAATGGCCGGACGATGTTATCATTAAGAGTAGTGAGGAGCCGTGGACAGATGTGACTCTGAGGGTCCCAGAAGA TTGCTCTGGAGCTGTGATTAGTATGATGGGCAGAATGGGGGGGAAGTTAAACGATGAGTACAAAATTAAGGACACGAACATGAAAATATTGGAATACGAGGTTCCGCTCTCCGAAATACTCTCAGACTTCTTCAATAAACTAAAGGCAGTCACAAACGGTTACGGATCCTACGATTATGAAGGGGTCTTTTATCGACCCATAGAACTGTGCAAGATGAAAATTCTCTTAAACGGCACTGAAGCGAAGGGTCTAGCAGTGGTCATACCAAAGAACAAAGCATACGAAAGAG GCAAGTTTATTGTTGAAACGCTTGTTAAACTGGTGCCCAGTAGACAGTTCAAGGTGCCAGTCCAAGCAGCTATTGGCAAGAGGGTAATTGCTTCATCATATATTCCTGCTATTAAGAAGAACGTGATTGAAAAATGTAGTGGAGGTGACCCTTCTAGAAAAAAGAAACTTCTTGCAAATCAAGCTCGG GGGAAGAAGGAAATGGCTGAGGTGGGATGTGTAACAATCTCTTCTGATGTGTATAATGAAATTGTAAAAGCACTGAGGGTCTGA
- the Rpl8 gene encoding 60S ribosomal protein L8, whose product MGRVIRSQRKGRGSVFRAHTHKRKGPVKLRRLDYAETHGYIRGVVKDIVHDPGRGAPLAKVVFRNAYKYGLDRELFVAVEGLYSGQFVYFGANASLAVGNCLPLGKMPEGTVVSCLEEKKGDRGRVAKTSGSYATVISHSDDGKTTRIRLPSGTRKTVSSAARGIVGVVAGGGRIDKPLLKAGVAYHKYKAKRNCWPKVRGVAMNPVEHPHGGGNHQHIGHPSTISRLAPPGQKVGLIAARRTGLLRGSKKKKFAKES is encoded by the exons ATGGGAAGAGTTATTAGAA gTCAGAGGAAGGGTAGAGGTTCCGTGTTTAGAGCCCATACCCACAAGAGGAAGGGCCCAGTCAAGCTCAGACGCCTCGACTACGCAGAGACACACGGTTATATAAGGGGTGTTGTAAAGGATATAGTTCATGACCCCGGAAGGGGAGCCCCCTTGGCTAAAGTCGTCTTCAGAAATGCATACAAGTATGGACTTGATAGAGAGTTGTTCGTGGCTGTTGAGGGACTTTACTCAGGCCAATTTGTCTACTTCGGAGCAAACGCATCCCTGGCAGTAGGTAACTGCTTACCACTTGGGAAAATGCCCGAAGGTACAGTGGTTAGCTGCCTTGAGGAAAAGAAAGGTGACAGAGGAAGAGTAGCAAAGACATCGGGAAGTTATGCAACAGTAATTAGTCATTCTGATGATGGAAAAACTACAAGAATCAGGCTCCCTTCTGGAACCAGGAAGACAGTTAGTTCAGCAGCCAGAGGTATTGTGGGAGTTGTTGCCGGCGGTGGAAGAATTGACAAGCCCCTCCTTAAAGCTGGTGTAGCGTATCACAAGTATAAAGCCAAGAGAAATTGCTGGCCTAAGGTCAGAGGTGTGGCAATGAACCCAGTTGAACATCCTCATGGTGGTGGTAATCATCAGCACATTGGACACCCCTCAACAATATCCAGACTTGCTCCGCCAGGACAGAAGGTTGGTCTCATCGCCGCCAGAAGAACAGGTCTCTTACGTGGTAGTAAAAAGAAGAAGTTTGCTAAAGAATCTTAA
- the SKI6 gene encoding 3' exoribonuclease domain 1 protein, translating into MMESSEDILMSGSFNELRPLEIRMSTSSAFSGSCMISLGNTIAKCLVNLPKISTKKASTEYGQFTLELTSNYLYHTPKYLETLKSHIIETFERHILLQNYPSQIIEAYIIVSNDDGGLLPALIMGMCLSLIDCGIQVYDVISACSVCIFKDQDGNVITGLDFNKNELSYYQSKDPDLTVVNLGYCCHLHNVAFLESKGNYSSEHIGKALEVAEVACNLISGELFKILKENHTWRCEKSNFTLQTEYIQPDVDLNK; encoded by the exons ATGATGGAATCTTCAGAAGATATCTTAATGAGTGGCTCATTTAACGAGCTAAGGCCCTTAG AGATTAGGATGTCAACTTCTAGCGCATTCTCAGGCTCTTGTATGATTAGTTTGGGGAACACAATCGCAAAATGTTTAGTTAATCTACCAAAAATATCAACTAAGAAGGCCTCAACTGAATATGGTCAATTTACTCTTGAACTAACCTCAAATTATCTGTATCACACTCCAAAGTATCTGGAAACATTAAAATCGCATATCATTGAAACATTCGAAAGACACATTCTCTTACAAAATTACCCATCGCAAATCATCGAGGCCTATATCATCGTTTCAAATGACGATGGAGGTCTGCTTCCAGCCCTCATTATGGGAATGTGCCTCTCCCTTATTGACTGTGGAATACAAGTGTACGATGTAATTTCAGCCTGTTCAGTG TGCATTTTTAAAGATCAAGATGGAAATGTAATAACTGGACTAGATTTCAACAAAAAC GAATTATCTTATTATCAGTCTAAGGATCCTGACCTCACTGTGGTGAACTTAGGGTACTGCTGTCATTTACACAACGTAGCTTTTTTGGAATCAAAGGGGAATTACTCATCTGAACATATAGGAAAA GCGTTAGAAGTCGCCGAGGTGGCCtgtaatttaatttctggagagttatttaaaattttaaaggaaAATCACACTTGGAGATGTGAAAAGTCCAATTTCACGTTACAAACAGAATACATTCAGCCTGATGtggatttaaataaatga
- a CDS encoding Patatin-like phospholipase family protein, which translates to MNHKSEVSPKDHKHDDHLNKESADSPRCHSDGLEYDNKLMLIEKKENIKMIGLKDEEKEDRFSDSKESEDNFLECESDVEFANDSENHFFNNIQGSNVCKESEVLDKKSLYLNAVKNFNVKNLIKSHSYHCFPSNFNGFEGPNGHPLNSQTFVHGAQYGSISNQYYHLNPELLSLHNQGGGYSPAFQGQFIDPELVQDRTMISKSFLSRESRKGSRDRTNDIPNLQNDNSASDSIYEDFSDIPSEVNSELESRIIEFHEAKKSLTTSENGDIAEGANRQDSSSLVYEPEDEIDELFDRVINCEYDPDFTFIPVALDPYVKISNKLIAKRSKRYPRHMANAKSSKKSSGGSSSSSSSSCSGECGHKSSNQKGVNSKVKIKTNEDKSSLSYYVPGDSSAAKNGLVSDESHEKHTNNSADNKIGDRINVKDIDEYKQVVRLDTKIEPSVNFHDVQEYDSTDSEVEKQKERARVLFEATKKEDQEPYSESDDEDLSPNIKNLKLSKKSSEDKSKSDKKSKKSKHKSDQESEDEKVSKSDKKSDKKSSKSSKHNNEADNDKDIGKLDKSDPEKGGKTDKTEVEKAEKGDKSEKHKDKKSEKIKKVSWKSTDYDMIFNNLGECFSSGHIGHDTNPIVLNRKGFYTLFFRNSKYPYDSNIDFYLFRIGFKYSLVNEPKGQAAIIDDVVDYGNFKIKLSGNISLSPNVTKMILIYSNSERQLLEFTLTPSAFDSKPKLAYKLFYSGPLLSIPTPLRFKRSLRVLSLDNSENLGTSVIGSLYLLEKKLSELKKKKINLADYFDYICGTGSGALIALCLLKGYSMKDLRVKWNQIVSSLFKWAHSLPSGIIFDYYYIEEFKKSFINILGTDFMCSKSYPHCMVTSTNVRSNPYGMFLFRNYGNSKFGSLDGTSYAPLWLVGWSSCALPTYVRGPSNSHLTNIGYNMINKVHMVDGSVVSSSPSLVSLQELTNIYNINLRTLVKDNMDLFLSIGTSKSENDSGSINSSTWQILLNSKNLMYNTQLQHMHLTSLFEEYENKYHRIQLPIYPGCKHGKTSKEDVDAVLTSTIQYISRHDNNRIEQIVKILNQ; encoded by the exons ATGAACCACAAATCAGAAGTTTCACCTAAAGATCATAAGCATGATGATCATCTTAATAAAGAATCTGCCGATTCACCGAGATGTCATTCAGACGGACTCgaatatgataataaattgatgCTAATTGAAAAAAAGGAGAACATAAAGATGATCGGATTGAAAGATGAGGAAAAAGAAGACCGTTTTTCAGATTCTAAAGAATCAGAGGATAACTTTTTAGAATGTGAAAGTGATGTTGAATTTGCAAATGATTCTGAAAACCATTTTTTCAACAATATTCAGGGTTCAAATGTATGCAAGGAGTCCGAGGTTCTTGATAAGAaaagtttatatttaaatgcagtaaaaaattttaatgtaaaaaatttaataaaatcacATAGTTATCACTGTTTTCCGTCAAATTTTAACGGATTTGAGGGCCCTAACGGCCACCCATTAAATTCCCAAACCTTTGTACATGGAGCCCAATACGGCTCCATTTCTAACCAGTATTACCATTTAAATCCAGAATTACTTTCACTTCATAATCAAGGGGGCGGTTATTCCCCAGCCTTCCAGGGTCAATTCATCGACCCTGAGCTTGTTCAGGACAGAACAATGATTTCAAAATCCTTCCTATCCAGGGAAAGTAGAAAAGGCTCCCGTGATAGGACTAATGACATTCCCAACCTCCAAAACGATAATTCTGCAAGCGACTCTATATACGAAGACTTTTCGGACATACCATCAGAGGTAAACTCTGAACTGGAGTCTAGAATAATTGAATTTCACGAAGCCAAAAAAAGTTTAACCACCTCAGAAAACGGTGATATTGCTGAAGGTGCCAACAGACAGGATTCTAGCAGTTTAGTATACGAACCTGAAGATGAAATTGATGAATTGTTTGACAGAGTTATCAATTGTGAATACGACCCGGACTTCACCTTCATCCCAGTGGCATTGGACCCTTACGTTAAGATTTCCAACAAGTTAATTGCAAAAAGGTCTAAACGTTATCCGCGTCACATGGCCAACGCTAAGTCATCTAAAAAATCTTCAGGAGGctcatcttcttcatcctCTTCCTCATGCTCCGGTGAGTGTGGACATAAATCTTCAAACCAGAAAGGTGTTAATTCAAAAGTAAAGATTAAAACTAATGAAGACAAGTCATCACTCTCATATTATGTTCCCGGGGATTCATCGGCAGCTAAAAACGGTTTAGTCTCGGATGAATCACATGAGAAACACACCAACAACTCAGCTGATAATAAGATAGGAGACCGTATAAACGTAAAGGATATTGACGAGTATAAACAAGTTGTGAGATTAGATACAAAAATAGAGCCTTCAGTAAACTTCCATGATGTTCAAGAATACGACAGCACAGATTCTGAGGTTGAAAAGCAAAAAGAACGCGCGAGAGTACTGTTTGAAGCGACTAAGAAGGAGGATCAAGAACCCTATTCAGAATCAGATGATGAGGACCTATCTCCAAATATCAAGAACCTCAAACTCAGCAAGAAATCGAGTGAAGATAAATCAAAATCTGATAAGAAGTCAAAAAAGTCCAAGCATAAATCTGACCAGGAATCAGAGGATGAAAAGGTCTCTAAAAGTGATAAAAAATCGGACAAAAAATCTTCAAAATCATCTAAACACAACAATGAAGCTGATAATGATAAAGATATTGGGAAACTTGACAAATCAGATCCTGAAAAAGGAGGTAAAACTGACAAAACAGAAGTTGAAAAGGCTGAAAAGGGAGATAAGAGTGAAAAACACAAAGATAAAAAGTCagaaaagattaaaaaagTATCCTGGAAGTCAACAGACTATGACATGATATTCAATAACTTGGGAGAGTGTTTCTCATCTGGACACATTGGCCACGACACCAATCCAATAGTTCTGAATAGAAAGGGCTTTTACACTCTGTTTTTCAGAAACTCTAAGTACCCATATGACTCCAACATTGACTTCTACCTCTTTAGAATTGGATTCAAATACTCCCTAGTAAATGAACCCAAAGGCCAAGCTGCAATTATAG aCGATGTTGTTGATTATGGAAATTTTAAGATTAAGTTATCTGGTAACATCAGTCTTAGCCCCAATGTTACGAAAATGATTCTCATTTACTCAAATTCTGAAAGACAACTCCTTGAATTCACTTTAACACCATCAGCATTTG attctaAACCTAAATTGGCATACAAGTTGTTTTACAGTGGACCTCTTCTATCAATACCAACTCCACTTAGATTCAAAAGAAG TCTCCGTGTTTTATCATTGGATAACAGTGAGAACCTGGGAACTTCAGTAATTGGATCACTATACTTGCTTGAAAAGAAGCTTAGCGAGCTCaagaagaagaaaattAACCTAGCAGACTACTTTGACTATATCTGTGGAACAGGTTCTGGAGCTCTGATAGCTCTTTGTCTCCTGAAGGGTTACTCAATGAAAGATCTCAGAGTCAAGTGGAACCAGATAGTCTCCAGCCTATTCAAGTGGGCACATTCCCTTCCCTCTGGCATAATTTTCgattattactatattgAGGAGTTCAAGAAGAGCTTTATTAACATCCTTGGAACCGACTTCATGTGCTCCAAGTCATACCCACATTGCATGGTCACGTCCACCAACGTTAGATCAAACCCCTACGGAATGTTCTTATTCCGAAACTATGGAAACTCCAAAT TTGGTTCACTTGACGGAACTTCTTATGCTCCTTTATGGCTTGTGGGCTGGTCATCTTGTGCATTACCCACCTACGTCAG GGGGCCAAGTAACTCTCACCTGACTAATATTGGCTATAATATGATAAACAAGGTCCACATGGTCGACGGATCAGTTGTATCCTCAAGTCCAAGCCTTGTCTCACTCCAGGAACTAACAAATAtctataatattaacttaaGGACCCTTGTTAAG GATAATATGGATTTGTTTTTGAGTATTGGAACTAGCAAGTCTGAGAACGACTCCGGATCTATAAACTCCTCTACTTGGCAAATACTGTTAAACAGCAAGAACCTCATGTATAACACTCAGCTGCAGCACATGCATCTTACCAGCCTCTTTGAGGAGTATGAAAACAAGTACCACAGGATTCAGCTCCCCATTTACCCTGGCTGCAAACACGGAAAAACTTCCAAGGAGGATGTGGACGCTGTTTTGACGTCCACCATCCAGTACATTTCAAGACATGACAACAACCGCATTGAGCAAATTGTTAAGATTTTAAATCAGTAA
- the aco1 gene encoding aconitate hydratase 1, with protein MFVSFGEKLGLKSSPSVLRQMKNFSSSRPNPFEKVKKTLAGTNKKYFSLRDLKDPRLFELPFSIRVLLEAAVRNCDEFSTTSNDVEKILGWAKNSLNQTEIPFIPSRVLLQDFTGVPTIVDLAAMRDFVAKSGKDPTRINPLVPVDLVIDHSVQVDFSRDSKALALNQETEMNRNSERFRFLKWGAQTFKNTLIVPPGSGIVHQVNLEFLARCLFDKNDLLYPDSVVGTDSHTTMINGLGVVGWGVGGIEAEATMLGQPISMLLPQVVGFELVGKPSENVFSTDVVLAVTSLLRSGAGVVGKFVEFFGEGVKYLSLADRATIANMAPEYGATVGFFPIDQLTLDYLLQTGRPNEKVDLLERYSKENLLHTSSSNAGEIKYSTVVRLDLSTLTPSIAGPKRPQDNIPLHLVKSKYSELLTSKDTKGYGLDKLSNKVKFTYKGKEYELDNGSVVIASITSCTNTSNPSVMLAAGLLAKNAVEHGLSVKPYIKTSLSPGSKTVTRYLELSGLIGYLEKLGFYIAGYGCMTCIGNSGELDPEVTEAVVNNKLVVSSVLSGNRNFEGRVHPHTRANFLASPPLVVAFALAGNVNFDLMNEPLGVSTKTGKPVFLHDLLPSKEEVSSLEAQFVKASLFNDVYHNITEGSDSWRKLNAPKTELYPWDELSTYIQHPPYFKGMHLDKLNEVKPITDARVLLLLGDSITTDHISPAGNIAKNSPAARFLMENGVEQKDFNSYGSRRGNDKVMSRGTFANIRINNLLCPGQGPNTVHFPTNKLMSVYDASELYQRDNTPLVVVAGKEYGTGSSRDWAAKGPLLLGVKAILAESFERIHRTNLVGCGILPLQFLDGQNATTLNLTGTEKFTVHLGSDVVPGSLVRVTTDTGLSFDTKCRVDTQIESEYYKHGGILQYVLRSICKSD; from the exons atgttCGTATCATTTGGAGAAAAGTTAGGGTTAAAGAGCAGTCCTTCAGTTCTGAGACAAATGAAAAACTTTAGTTCTTCTAGACCTAACCCGTTTGAAAAGGTCAAGAAAACCCTGGCAGGAACCAATAAGAAGTATTTTTCCCTGAGGGATCTGAAAGACCCAAGGCTTTTTGAGCTTCCATTCTCAATCAGAGTACTGTTGGAAGCAGCAGTAAGAAATTGTGATGAATTCAG cACAACCAGTAATGATGTTGAGAAGATCTTAGGTTGGGCCAAAAACAGCCTGAATCAGACTGAAATCCCTTTCATCCCATCAAGAGTCTTACTTCAAGATTTCAC AGGTGTTCCAACAATCGTTGATTTGGCAGCAATGCGAGATTTCGTAGCGAAATCTGGCAAGGATCCAACCAGAATTAACCCTCTGGTCCCAGTTGACCTTGTCATTGACCACTCAGTTCAAGTCGACTTTAGCCGTGACTCCAAAGCCTTGGCTCTGAACCAGGAAACTGAAATGAACAGGAATTCAGAAAGGTTCAGATTTCTTAAATGGGGAGCACAAacctttaaaaatacactCATTGTTCCTCCAGGATCAGGAATTGTTCATCAG GTTAACTTAGAGTTTTTGGCCAGGTGTTTGTTTGATAAGAACGACTTGTTGTACCCAGACTCTGTGGTTGGAACAGACTCCCATACCACCATGATAAACGGGCTAGGAGTTGTAGGCTGGGGCGTTGGAGGAATAGAAGCAGAAGCAACAATGTTAGGACAACCGATAAGCATGTTGCTACCACAAGTGGTTGGATTTGAGCTTGTCGGAAAGCCAAGTGAGAATGTGTTTTCAACTGATGTGGTTTTGGCAGTTACAAGTCTTTTACGCAGCGGAGCAGGCGTGGTAGGGAAATTTGTGGAGTTCTTTGGAGAAGGAGTTAAGTATCTATCTTTAGCAGATAGAGCAACTATTGCAAACATGGCACCAGAGTACGGAGCAACTGTTGGGTTTTTCCCTATTGACCAGCTAACACTCGATTACCTTCTTCAAACAGGTCGTCCAAATGAAAAAGTCGACCTCCTGGAGAGGTACTCTAAGGAGAACCTACTCCACACTTCAAGCAGTAACGCTGGTGAGATCAAGTATAGCACAGTTGTAAGACTTGACCTGAGCACTCTTACCCCAAGTATAGCCGGACCAAAGAGACCTCAAGATAACATACCACTACACCTCGTTAAAAGCAAGTACTCAGAGTTACTAACAAGTAAAGATACAAAGGGTTACGGTTTAGATAAGTTGTCGAacaaagttaaatttacatacaAAG GCAAGGAGTATGAATTGGATAATGGGTCAGTGGTAATTGCAAGTATTACGTCATGTACCAACACCAGCAACCCGTCTGTGATGTTAGCAGCGGGTCTTTTGGCAAAGAATGCAGTGGAACACGGGCTTTCAGTCAAACCTTACATTAAGACTTCATTATCACCAGGATCCAAAACT gTAACACGTTATTTGGAGTTGAGTGGACTAATAGGATACCTGGAGAAACTAGGCTTCTACATTGCAGGTTACGGATGCATGACATGCATCGGAAACTCTGGAGAACTCGACCCTGAGGTTACTGAGGCTGTAGTGAATAACAAGCTGGTGGTTTCATCAGTTCTGTCAGGAAACAGAAACTTCGAAGGAAGAGTTCACCCACACACAAGAGCTAACTTTCTGGCTTCACCACCACTTGTAGTTGCATTTGCACTTGCCGGAAACGTCAACTTTGACCTCATGAATGAGCCCCTGGGTGTTAGCACGAAAACCGGGAAGCCCGTTTTCCTTCATGACTTACTCCCAAGTAAGGAAGAGGTGTCTAGTCTTGAGGCTCAGTTCGTTAAGGCCAGCTTATTCAACGATGTTTACCACAACATTACTGAGGGAAGTGACTCTTGGCGTAAACTTAACGCCCCTAAGACAGAGCTGTACCCCTGGGATGAACTCTCAACTTACATTCAGCATCCCCCATACTTCAAAGGCATGCATTTGGATAAACTAAATGAAGTTAAACCCATTACCGATGCAAGAGTTTTACTCCTCCTAG gTGATTCCATAACCACTGATCACATAAGTCCAGCTGGGAACATTGCTAAGAACTCACCGGCTGCGAGATTTCTTATGGAAAACGGTGTCGAACAGAAGGATTTTAACTCGTACGGGTCCAGGAGGGGAAATGACAAGGTCATGTCCAGGGGCACGTTTGCCAACATTAGGATTAATAACCTTCTCTGCCCCGGGCAAGGCCCCAACACAGTGCACTTTCCCACCAACAAGCTTATGTCTGTCTATGATGCTTCTGAATTATACCAGAGGGACAACACTCCTCTGGTAGTTGTTGCAGGAAAGGAGTACGGCACCGGATCCTCGAGAGACTGGGCAGCTAA GGGGCCTCTTCTGCTCGGAGTTAAAGCCATTTTAGCCGAATCTTTTGAGAGGATCCACAGAACCAACCTTGTTGGATGTGGGATTTTGCCATTACAATTCCTAGATGGCCAAAACGCCACAACGCTTAACCTTACGG gGACTGAGAAATTTACTGTTCACCTTGGAAGTGATGTTGTGCCTGGTTCTCTAGTCAGGGTCACCACTGACACTGGATTATCATTTGACACTAAATGCAGAGTTGATACACAAATCGAG agtGAATACTACAAACACGGCGGAATATTACAGTACGTTTTAAGGTCGATTTGTAAGTCAGACTGA